Proteins co-encoded in one Pyxidicoccus xibeiensis genomic window:
- a CDS encoding aldehyde dehydrogenase family protein, translated as MLEALPAPVETKPSAEAERMRAVFEAQRAHRWTMSRTTAAERIARLKRLREAIVARRAELADAIHRDFHKPAMEVELTEVHPTLEELNHTVKHLKSWMKPTRVGTPLLLAGSSSHVRYEAKGVVLVLSPWNYPFQLLMAPLIAAISAGNTVMCKPSEKTPHTSRFLARLVKDVFPEHEVALFEGGAETAEALLELPFDHIFFTGNPRIGQKVMHAAAKHLASVTLELGGKSPVIVDETANITATAESLCWGKFINSGQTCVAPDYVFVHASRERELVEAMKTVITRFYGGTETERQASPDFSRIVDPAAWRRVKDLVDRSVAVGAKVEVGGAADGPSRYVAPTVLSGVKADMPVMEGEIFGPVLPVMTYQKREEVYAHVRSGGKPLALYVFSQDKRAIEDIFQNTTSGGAVVNNVLIHVANPNLPFGGVGMSGLGNYHGVYGFRTFSHERAVTVQWMKSLASVFFPPYRGKAQEMASRATRLME; from the coding sequence ATGCTGGAAGCCCTCCCCGCCCCTGTCGAGACGAAGCCCTCCGCCGAAGCCGAGCGCATGCGCGCGGTGTTCGAGGCGCAGCGCGCGCACCGCTGGACGATGTCGCGCACCACCGCCGCCGAGCGCATTGCCCGGCTCAAGCGGCTGCGCGAGGCGATTGTCGCCCGGCGCGCGGAGCTGGCGGACGCCATCCACCGCGACTTCCACAAGCCCGCCATGGAGGTGGAGCTGACGGAGGTGCACCCCACGCTGGAGGAGCTGAACCACACGGTGAAGCACCTCAAGTCGTGGATGAAGCCCACGCGGGTGGGCACGCCGCTGCTGCTGGCGGGCTCGTCCAGCCACGTGCGCTACGAGGCCAAGGGCGTGGTGCTGGTGCTGTCGCCGTGGAACTACCCGTTCCAGCTGCTGATGGCGCCGCTGATTGCGGCCATCTCCGCGGGCAACACCGTGATGTGCAAGCCCAGCGAGAAGACGCCGCACACCTCGCGCTTCCTGGCGCGGCTGGTGAAGGACGTCTTCCCCGAGCACGAGGTGGCCCTGTTCGAGGGCGGCGCGGAGACGGCAGAGGCGCTGCTGGAGCTGCCCTTCGACCACATCTTCTTCACGGGCAACCCGCGCATCGGCCAGAAGGTCATGCACGCGGCGGCGAAGCACCTGGCCAGCGTGACGCTGGAGCTGGGCGGCAAGTCGCCCGTCATCGTCGACGAGACGGCGAACATCACGGCCACCGCCGAGAGTCTCTGCTGGGGCAAGTTCATCAACAGCGGCCAGACGTGCGTGGCGCCGGACTACGTCTTCGTCCACGCCTCGCGCGAGCGCGAGCTGGTGGAGGCGATGAAGACGGTCATCACCCGCTTCTACGGCGGCACGGAGACGGAGCGGCAGGCGAGCCCGGACTTCTCGCGCATTGTGGACCCGGCGGCGTGGCGGCGGGTGAAGGACCTGGTCGACCGCTCGGTGGCCGTGGGGGCGAAGGTGGAGGTGGGCGGGGCGGCGGACGGGCCCTCGCGCTACGTGGCCCCCACCGTGCTGTCGGGCGTGAAGGCGGACATGCCGGTGATGGAGGGCGAAATCTTCGGCCCGGTGCTGCCGGTGATGACCTACCAGAAGCGCGAGGAGGTCTACGCCCACGTCCGCAGCGGCGGCAAGCCCCTGGCGCTCTACGTGTTCAGCCAGGACAAGCGGGCCATCGAGGACATCTTCCAGAACACCACGTCCGGCGGGGCGGTGGTGAACAACGTCCTCATCCACGTGGCCAACCCGAACCTGCCCTTCGGCGGGGTGGGAATGAGTGGCCTGGGCAACTACCACGGCGTCTACGGCTTCCGGACCTTCAGCCATGAGCGCGCGGTGACGGTGCAGTGGATGAAGTCGCTGGCCTCGGTGTTCTTCCCGCCGTATCGCGGAAAGGCGCAGGAAATGGCCTCCCGCGCGACCCGGCTGATGGAGTAG
- a CDS encoding aldehyde dehydrogenase family protein, with the protein MHVVKLAEEQVPQGVREAFERLQARRWDVARRGAKERLARLEKLKELIVARREALADAIHADFRKPRAEVEATEVMPVLQELAHAQKHLKGWMKPRKVTTPLLLTGTSSFVQSEAKGVVLVVAPWNYPFNLLVSPLVAAVAAGNVVMCKPSEKTPHTARFLAELLRDAFPEDEVALVEGGPEVGEALLRLPFDHFFFTGGPRVGRRVMEAAARHLAGVTLELGGKSPVIVDATADLESTAERVVWGKFLNAGQTCIAPDHVWVHASREEALLAAMKDALERFYGRSEEARRACQDFCRMVDDGAFKRVRGLMDRSVTAGARVVAGGGVDAETRYIAPTVLADVTPDAPIMDEEIFGPVLPVLRYESLDEVVAQVRAGGKPLALYVFSQDEATVERVLRETSAGGTCINTVVLHNANPNLPFGGVGQSGVGAYHGETGFRTFSHERAVLRQGRTSLAHLFFPPYTGKAQKLARLASRLFE; encoded by the coding sequence ATGCACGTGGTGAAGCTGGCAGAGGAGCAGGTGCCGCAAGGCGTGCGAGAGGCGTTCGAACGCCTGCAGGCGCGTCGCTGGGACGTGGCGCGGCGCGGCGCGAAGGAGCGACTGGCCCGGCTGGAGAAGCTCAAGGAGCTCATCGTCGCGCGGCGCGAGGCGCTGGCGGACGCCATCCACGCGGACTTCCGCAAGCCGCGCGCGGAGGTGGAGGCCACCGAGGTGATGCCGGTGCTCCAGGAGCTGGCGCACGCGCAGAAGCACCTCAAGGGGTGGATGAAGCCCCGGAAGGTGACGACGCCGCTCCTGCTGACGGGCACCTCCAGCTTCGTGCAGTCCGAGGCGAAGGGCGTGGTGCTGGTGGTGGCCCCGTGGAACTACCCCTTCAACCTGCTGGTGTCTCCGCTGGTGGCGGCGGTGGCGGCGGGCAACGTCGTCATGTGCAAGCCCAGCGAGAAGACGCCGCACACGGCGCGCTTCCTGGCCGAGCTGCTGCGCGACGCGTTCCCCGAGGACGAAGTCGCCCTGGTGGAAGGCGGCCCGGAGGTGGGTGAGGCGCTCCTGCGCCTGCCGTTCGACCACTTCTTCTTCACGGGTGGCCCGCGCGTGGGCCGGCGGGTGATGGAGGCCGCGGCGAGGCACCTGGCCGGGGTGACGCTGGAGCTGGGCGGCAAGTCGCCCGTCATCGTCGACGCGACGGCGGACCTCGAGAGCACGGCCGAGCGGGTGGTGTGGGGGAAGTTCCTCAACGCGGGGCAGACGTGCATCGCCCCGGACCATGTCTGGGTACACGCGTCGCGCGAGGAGGCGCTGCTGGCGGCGATGAAGGACGCGCTGGAGCGCTTCTATGGCCGCTCCGAGGAGGCGCGGCGCGCGTGCCAGGACTTCTGTCGCATGGTGGATGACGGGGCCTTCAAGCGGGTGCGGGGGCTGATGGACCGCTCGGTGACGGCGGGCGCGCGCGTGGTGGCGGGGGGCGGCGTGGACGCGGAGACGCGCTACATCGCGCCCACGGTGCTGGCGGACGTGACGCCGGACGCGCCCATCATGGACGAGGAGATTTTCGGGCCGGTGCTGCCGGTGCTCCGGTACGAGTCCCTGGACGAGGTGGTGGCGCAGGTGCGCGCGGGGGGCAAGCCGCTGGCGCTCTACGTGTTCAGCCAGGACGAGGCGACGGTGGAGCGGGTGCTGCGCGAGACGAGCGCGGGCGGCACCTGCATCAACACGGTGGTGCTGCACAACGCGAACCCCAACCTGCCCTTCGGCGGCGTGGGGCAGAGCGGCGTGGGCGCGTACCACGGCGAGACGGGCTTCCGCACGTTCAGCCACGAGCGCGCGGTGCTGCGCCAGGGGCGCACGTCGCTGGCGCACCTGTTCTTCCCGCCGTACACCGGCAAGGCGCAGAAGCTGGCGCGGCTGGCGAGCCGGCTGTTCGAGTAG
- a CDS encoding PH domain-containing protein, with protein sequence MTDTGSPSSLAVAAPAEAAPFSRLPVALRPHANLLTYYLLSAMLAGPGFPILMAVRYFKFRTLRYELDAEGLTARWGILFRREISLTYARIQDIHLSSNVVERWLGLARIQIQTASGNARAEVTIEGVQAFEAMRDFLYSKMRGSREHPLPASHDTSHALPAGDAAALTATLREVAAEVRALRLSLGDGSATREKAEETDG encoded by the coding sequence ATGACAGACACGGGTTCACCTTCGTCCCTGGCGGTAGCCGCGCCCGCGGAGGCAGCGCCCTTCTCGCGGCTGCCCGTGGCGCTGCGCCCGCACGCGAACCTGCTCACCTACTACCTGCTCTCCGCCATGCTGGCCGGCCCGGGCTTCCCCATCCTCATGGCGGTGCGGTACTTCAAGTTCCGCACGCTGCGCTACGAACTGGACGCGGAGGGGCTCACCGCGCGCTGGGGCATCCTCTTCCGCCGCGAAATCTCCCTCACCTACGCGCGCATCCAGGACATCCACCTGTCCAGCAACGTGGTGGAGCGCTGGCTCGGGCTCGCGCGAATCCAGATACAGACGGCGAGCGGCAATGCCCGCGCGGAAGTCACCATCGAGGGCGTGCAGGCCTTCGAGGCGATGCGGGACTTTCTCTACTCGAAGATGCGCGGCTCCCGGGAGCACCCCCTGCCCGCGTCTCATGACACCTCGCACGCGCTGCCCGCGGGTGACGCAGCCGCGCTGACGGCCACGCTGCGCGAGGTGGCGGCCGAGGTGCGTGCGCTCCGGCTCAGCCTGGGTGACGGCTCCGCGACGCGGGAGAAGGCGGAGGAGACGGATGGCTGA
- a CDS encoding PH domain-containing protein gives MAEPRHAWFLRLLKVPPEPQVPVGDAVRVFRSAPGYRRYRLLGWGMKQLGLVVGLLAGFMFLSAFGSPFDFRYADEIAWGLEAFAWLGFLAQLPLGFLVTWVDLNLRWYILSDRSLRIREGVVSLQEKTMTFANIQQVSIQQNPLQRLFGIADVKVETAGGGGSSGSSDADSRGGEHLHEAHFRGVDNAREIRDVILARVRQHRDAGLGEPSVVQAPAPDVSTAPDALAAARELLGEMRALRQALPSRRSRTPAE, from the coding sequence ATGGCTGAGCCCCGCCACGCATGGTTCCTGCGCCTGCTCAAGGTGCCGCCGGAGCCCCAGGTCCCCGTGGGGGACGCGGTGCGCGTGTTCCGCTCCGCGCCCGGCTACCGCCGCTACCGGCTGCTGGGCTGGGGCATGAAGCAGCTCGGCCTCGTCGTCGGCCTGCTCGCGGGCTTCATGTTCCTCAGCGCCTTCGGCTCCCCGTTCGACTTCCGCTACGCGGACGAGATTGCCTGGGGCCTCGAGGCCTTCGCCTGGCTGGGATTCCTCGCGCAGCTGCCCCTGGGCTTCCTGGTGACGTGGGTGGACCTCAACCTGCGCTGGTACATCCTCTCCGACCGGAGCCTGCGCATCCGCGAGGGTGTCGTCTCCCTGCAGGAGAAGACGATGACCTTCGCCAACATCCAGCAGGTCTCCATCCAGCAGAACCCGCTCCAGCGCCTGTTCGGCATCGCGGACGTGAAGGTGGAGACGGCCGGTGGCGGTGGCTCCAGCGGCTCGAGTGACGCGGACTCCCGGGGCGGCGAGCACCTGCACGAGGCGCACTTCCGCGGCGTGGACAACGCCCGGGAGATTCGCGACGTCATCCTGGCGCGCGTCCGCCAGCACCGCGATGCCGGCCTGGGCGAGCCCTCCGTGGTGCAAGCGCCCGCTCCCGACGTCAGCACGGCTCCCGACGCACTCGCGGCCGCGCGGGAGCTGCTGGGCGAGATGCGGGCGCTGCGGCAGGCGCTGCCCTCACGCCGGAGCCGGACTCCGGCGGAGTAG
- a CDS encoding ABC-F family ATP-binding cassette domain-containing protein, protein MIRLDNIGKQNGQQILFIEASAALHKGEKVGLVGPNGAGKTTLFRMITGQEHPDEGQVAVDRGVTIGYFSQDVGEMSGRSAASEVMDGAGPVSTVAAELKDLEAAMGDPDRADEMEKLVERYGVVQGRFEELGGYALEGRAREILAGLGFTQEMMDGDVGALSGGWKMRVALARILLMRPDAMLLDEPSNHLDLESLIWLEEFLKGYEGALLMTSHDREFMNRIVTKVVEIDGGALTTYSGNYEFYEQQRAQNEKQQQAQFERQQAMLAKEIKFIERFKARASHAAQVQSRVKKLEKIERVEPPKRRTTVLFEFQPAPRSGEDVVSLKNVHKGYGNRSIYEGLDFLVRRTERWCVMGVNGAGKSTLLKLVTGSTQPDEGSVALGGSVKMGYFAQHAMDLLDGERTVFQSLEDAFPRAGQGSLRALAGCFGFSGDEVDKKCRVLSGGEKARLVMAKMLFDPPNFLVLDEPTNHLDMATKEMLITALSRYEGTMLFVSHDRHFLAALSNRVLELTPEGIHQYGGGYTEYVARTGHEAPGLRS, encoded by the coding sequence ATGATTCGTCTCGACAACATCGGCAAGCAGAATGGCCAGCAGATCCTCTTCATCGAGGCCTCCGCGGCGCTCCACAAGGGTGAGAAGGTCGGCCTCGTCGGTCCCAACGGGGCTGGCAAGACGACGCTCTTCCGGATGATTACGGGCCAGGAGCACCCGGACGAGGGCCAGGTCGCCGTCGACCGGGGCGTCACCATCGGCTACTTCAGCCAGGACGTGGGTGAGATGTCGGGCCGCAGCGCGGCGTCCGAGGTCATGGACGGCGCCGGCCCGGTGAGCACCGTGGCCGCCGAGCTGAAGGACCTGGAGGCCGCCATGGGCGACCCGGACCGGGCGGACGAGATGGAGAAGCTCGTCGAGCGCTACGGCGTGGTGCAGGGGCGCTTCGAGGAGCTGGGCGGCTACGCCCTGGAGGGCCGCGCGCGGGAAATCCTCGCGGGCCTGGGCTTCACGCAGGAGATGATGGACGGCGACGTGGGCGCGCTGTCGGGCGGCTGGAAGATGCGCGTGGCGCTGGCCCGCATCCTCCTGATGCGTCCGGACGCCATGCTCCTCGACGAGCCGAGCAACCACCTGGACCTGGAGAGCCTCATCTGGCTCGAGGAGTTCCTCAAGGGCTACGAGGGCGCGCTGCTGATGACCTCGCACGACCGCGAGTTCATGAACCGCATCGTGACCAAGGTGGTGGAAATCGACGGCGGCGCGCTGACGACGTACTCGGGCAACTACGAGTTCTACGAGCAGCAGCGCGCGCAGAACGAGAAGCAGCAGCAGGCCCAGTTCGAGCGCCAGCAGGCGATGCTCGCGAAGGAGATCAAGTTCATCGAGCGCTTCAAGGCGCGCGCCTCGCACGCCGCGCAGGTGCAGAGCCGGGTGAAGAAGCTGGAGAAGATCGAGCGCGTGGAGCCGCCCAAGCGCCGCACGACGGTGCTCTTCGAGTTCCAGCCCGCGCCGCGCTCCGGTGAGGACGTGGTCAGCCTGAAGAACGTGCACAAGGGCTACGGCAACCGGAGCATCTACGAGGGCCTGGACTTCCTGGTGCGCCGCACGGAGCGCTGGTGTGTCATGGGCGTCAACGGCGCGGGCAAGTCCACGCTGCTGAAGCTGGTGACGGGCTCCACGCAGCCGGACGAGGGCTCGGTGGCCCTGGGTGGCAGCGTGAAGATGGGCTACTTCGCCCAGCACGCCATGGACCTGCTGGACGGCGAGCGCACGGTGTTCCAGTCGCTGGAGGACGCGTTCCCCCGGGCGGGGCAGGGCTCGCTGCGGGCGCTGGCCGGCTGCTTCGGCTTCTCGGGCGACGAGGTGGACAAGAAGTGCCGCGTGCTGTCGGGCGGTGAGAAGGCGCGGCTCGTCATGGCGAAGATGCTCTTCGACCCGCCGAACTTCCTGGTGCTGGACGAGCCCACCAACCACCTGGACATGGCGACGAAGGAGATGCTCATCACCGCGCTGTCGCGGTACGAGGGCACCATGCTGTTCGTCTCGCACGACCGGCACTTCCTGGCCGCGCTGTCCAACCGCGTGCTGGAGCTGACGCCGGAGGGCATCCACCAGTACGGCGGCGGCTACACGGAGTACGTGGCGCGCACGGGCCACGAGGCCCCCGGCCTGCGCAGCTGA
- a CDS encoding phenylalanine--tRNA ligase beta subunit-related protein: protein MLTVDPHPSLDTLAFTTTFPAPLGAQPSPDWLVALLKPGASAPLSSDDTVRGTVRDMLRHGGYKPTGRGKPASEYLVRASGDGSLGSINLAVDACNAVSLHSGLPISVVDLDRARAPFRVGIAPAGSQYVFNASGQSIDLEGLLCLFDAEGPCANAVKDAQRTKTNADTRRTLTVLWGAKALGDRTPRAFAWYRELLERAGATVERLP, encoded by the coding sequence GTGCTGACCGTCGACCCGCATCCGTCCCTGGACACCCTGGCCTTCACCACGACGTTTCCGGCCCCGCTGGGTGCGCAGCCCTCGCCGGACTGGCTGGTGGCCCTGCTCAAGCCCGGCGCCTCGGCGCCCCTGTCCAGCGACGACACGGTGCGAGGCACCGTGCGCGACATGCTCCGCCACGGCGGCTACAAGCCCACCGGCCGCGGCAAGCCCGCCTCCGAGTACCTGGTGCGCGCCTCCGGCGACGGCTCGCTCGGCTCCATCAACCTCGCCGTCGACGCGTGCAACGCCGTGTCCCTGCACAGCGGCCTGCCCATCAGCGTGGTGGACCTGGACCGCGCCCGCGCGCCGTTCCGCGTCGGCATCGCCCCCGCCGGCTCGCAATACGTCTTCAACGCCTCCGGGCAGAGCATCGACCTGGAGGGGCTGCTGTGCCTCTTCGACGCGGAGGGGCCCTGCGCCAACGCGGTGAAGGACGCCCAGCGCACCAAGACGAACGCCGACACCCGCCGCACCCTCACCGTGCTGTGGGGCGCGAAGGCGCTGGGGGACCGCACCCCGCGCGCGTTCGCCTGGTACCGGGAGCTGCTGGAGCGCGCGGGCGCCACCGTGGAGCGGCTGCCCTGA